A window from Pseudomonas moraviensis encodes these proteins:
- a CDS encoding sulfite exporter TauE/SafE family protein, with the protein MLELAPLLVSALILGLLGGGHCLGMCGGLMGALTLAIPKEQRSRRFRLLLAYNLGRVLSYATAGLLIGLAGWAVANSPAALFMRVLAGLLLIAMGLYLAGWWSGLTRIEALGRGLWRFIQPVANRLLPVSSLPRALLLGALWGWLPCGLVYSTLLWSASQGNALDSALLMLAFGLGTWPVLLATGLAAERVTAILRKRSVRMAGGLLVILFGLWTLPGPHQHWLMGH; encoded by the coding sequence ATGCTTGAACTGGCGCCCCTGCTGGTTTCGGCACTGATCCTCGGCCTGCTCGGTGGCGGCCATTGCCTGGGCATGTGCGGCGGTCTGATGGGCGCGCTGACCCTGGCGATCCCCAAGGAACAGCGCAGCCGGCGCTTTCGCCTGTTGCTGGCTTACAACCTCGGGCGGGTTCTCAGTTACGCCACGGCGGGATTGCTCATCGGCCTGGCCGGCTGGGCCGTCGCCAACAGCCCGGCGGCGCTGTTTATGCGCGTGCTGGCCGGGCTGCTGCTGATCGCCATGGGTTTGTACCTGGCCGGTTGGTGGAGCGGGCTGACCCGTATCGAAGCGCTCGGGCGTGGCTTGTGGCGCTTCATTCAACCGGTGGCGAACCGCTTGCTGCCGGTTTCAAGCCTGCCGCGCGCCTTGCTGCTCGGTGCACTGTGGGGCTGGCTGCCGTGCGGACTGGTTTACAGCACGCTGTTGTGGAGCGCGAGTCAGGGCAATGCGCTGGACAGTGCGCTGTTGATGCTTGCGTTTGGCCTCGGCACCTGGCCGGTGCTGCTCGCCACCGGGCTGGCGGCTGAACGGGTCACCGCGATCCTGCGCAAACGCAGCGTGCGTATGGCCGGCGGTTTGCTGGTGATTCTGTTTGGTTTGTGGACATTGCCCGGCCCGCATCAGCATTGGCTCATGGGCCATTAA
- the ccoS gene encoding cbb3-type cytochrome oxidase assembly protein CcoS translates to MPALYVMIPAALLIVAIAVYIFFWAVDSGQYDDLDGPAHSILFDDQDPNHTAAVDEANAGKPDDKAPPHA, encoded by the coding sequence ATGCCAGCTCTCTACGTGATGATTCCCGCTGCCTTGCTGATCGTCGCCATCGCCGTGTACATCTTCTTCTGGGCGGTGGACAGCGGTCAGTACGATGACCTCGACGGCCCCGCGCACAGCATCCTCTTTGACGATCAGGACCCCAACCACACCGCCGCGGTGGATGAAGCCAACGCCGGCAAACCGGACGACAAGGCGCCACCCCATGCTTGA
- the ccoP gene encoding cytochrome-c oxidase, cbb3-type subunit III gives MTTFWSLYVTVLSLGTIFALTWLLLSTRKGQRSEQTDETVGHSFDGIEEYDNPLPKWWFMLFVGTIVFALGYLVLYPGLGNWKGLLPGYNYLDTEKQTAFANGQTGWTGVHEWEKEMARSDARFGPIFAKFAAMPIEEVAKDPQALKMGGRLFASNCSVCHGSDAKGAYGFPNLTDADWRWGGEPETIKTTIMGGRHAVMPAWAEVIGEQGVADVAAFVVTNLDGRKLPEGTKADPANGGKLFAANCVACHGPAGKGTPAMGAPDLTHPGAFIYGSSFAQLQQTIRYGRQGQMPAQEQLQGNDKVHLLAAYVYSLSHGEKAPEAKAE, from the coding sequence ATGACTACATTCTGGAGTCTGTACGTCACAGTCCTCAGTCTCGGTACGATCTTCGCACTGACCTGGCTGCTGCTGTCGACCCGCAAGGGCCAGCGCAGCGAACAGACGGACGAGACGGTCGGCCACTCCTTCGACGGGATCGAGGAGTACGACAACCCGCTGCCGAAATGGTGGTTCATGCTGTTCGTCGGCACCATCGTGTTCGCCCTGGGTTACCTGGTGCTGTACCCCGGCCTGGGCAACTGGAAAGGTCTGCTGCCGGGCTACAACTATCTCGATACCGAGAAGCAGACCGCGTTCGCCAATGGCCAGACCGGCTGGACCGGCGTCCACGAATGGGAAAAGGAAATGGCCCGTTCCGACGCTCGCTTCGGTCCGATCTTCGCCAAGTTCGCGGCGATGCCGATCGAAGAAGTTGCCAAGGATCCGCAAGCACTGAAGATGGGTGGCCGTCTGTTCGCCTCCAACTGCTCGGTGTGCCACGGTTCCGACGCCAAGGGCGCCTACGGTTTCCCCAACCTGACCGACGCCGACTGGCGCTGGGGCGGCGAGCCGGAAACCATCAAGACCACCATCATGGGCGGCCGCCACGCGGTGATGCCGGCCTGGGCGGAAGTGATCGGCGAGCAAGGCGTGGCCGACGTAGCGGCCTTCGTGGTGACCAACCTCGACGGGCGCAAACTGCCGGAAGGCACCAAGGCCGACCCGGCCAATGGCGGCAAACTCTTCGCCGCCAACTGCGTGGCCTGCCACGGCCCTGCCGGCAAAGGCACCCCGGCCATGGGCGCGCCAGACCTGACTCACCCGGGCGCATTCATCTACGGCTCGAGCTTCGCGCAACTGCAACAGACCATCCGTTACGGCCGTCAGGGCCAGATGCCGGCGCAGGAACAACTGCAGGGCAATGACAAGGTTCACCTGCTGGCGGCGTATGTATACAGCTTGTCCCACGGTGAAAAAGCACCGGAAGCAAAGGCTGAATAA
- a CDS encoding metallophosphoesterase family protein has translation MVFNNLVRIFISACLLASAITAHAATGLPKHMVFASDTQYPWTDKTDSREPESDSEFKERSKWLVESQLASIAEFRNQHGSQAQVPLMINGDITAFGHGWQRSYMKAALNKYFGGDYLYGLGNHDYENNVDDCFSNSCAAGSIVEFKEHHEGKVDNFDLEITSGFLSKTYSGSLAYSKNVGEVHLVQLNNEPTYTTRIAHALNPTTFEINDALDWLETDLRVARAQGYAIIINMHKPLRHKGSPEQLKRFRDMVNKYQVTAIFAGHLHTDGGDAYWQGSVPMYLSGSTSQQTYLTASFTEDRKQLQIYLVENNQWRERTLIDTTPVHSVFAQRP, from the coding sequence ATGGTTTTTAATAATCTTGTGCGCATTTTTATAAGTGCTTGCTTGCTGGCTTCGGCTATTACCGCTCACGCGGCTACTGGCCTGCCCAAACACATGGTCTTTGCTTCGGATACCCAATATCCGTGGACAGACAAGACCGATAGCCGCGAACCGGAATCGGATTCGGAATTCAAGGAGCGCTCGAAATGGCTGGTTGAAAGCCAACTTGCGAGCATTGCCGAATTCAGAAACCAGCACGGCTCTCAAGCGCAGGTACCTCTGATGATCAATGGCGATATCACCGCTTTTGGTCATGGCTGGCAGCGATCTTATATGAAGGCGGCATTGAACAAGTATTTCGGTGGTGACTACTTGTACGGGCTGGGCAATCACGACTATGAAAATAATGTCGATGACTGTTTCAGTAACAGCTGTGCAGCAGGCAGCATCGTCGAGTTCAAAGAACATCATGAAGGTAAAGTCGATAACTTCGACCTGGAGATTACTAGCGGCTTTCTGAGCAAAACGTATTCCGGCAGTCTCGCCTATTCGAAAAATGTTGGCGAAGTGCATTTGGTCCAGCTCAATAACGAGCCGACCTACACCACACGGATTGCCCATGCGCTGAACCCGACGACATTCGAAATCAACGACGCACTGGACTGGCTTGAGACAGATCTCAGGGTAGCGCGAGCTCAGGGCTATGCAATCATCATCAATATGCATAAGCCGCTGAGGCACAAGGGCAGCCCCGAGCAACTGAAGCGTTTCCGTGACATGGTCAACAAATACCAGGTGACGGCGATCTTTGCCGGCCATTTGCACACAGATGGCGGTGACGCCTACTGGCAGGGCAGTGTGCCGATGTACCTGAGCGGCAGTACGTCCCAGCAGACCTATCTGACTGCGAGCTTTACCGAGGATCGCAAGCAGTTGCAGATCTATCTGGTAGAGAACAACCAATGGCGTGAGCGGACTCTGATCGACACCACGCCAGTGCATTCGGTTTTTGCCCAACGCCCATGA
- the ccoN gene encoding cytochrome-c oxidase, cbb3-type subunit I: MSTAISPTAYNYKVVRQFAIMTVVWGILGMGLGVFIASQLVWPELNFGLPWTSFGRLRPLHTNLVIFAFGGCALFATSYYVVQRTCQTRLISDSLAAFTFWGWQAVIVGAIITLPLGYTTTKEYAELEWPIAILLAIVWVTYGLVFFGTITKRKTKHIYVGNWFYGAFIVVTAMLHIVNHMSLPVSLFKSYSAYSGATDAMIQWWYGHNAVGFFLTTGFLGMMYYFVPKQAERPIYSYRLSIVHFWALITLYIWAGPHHLHYTALPDWAQSLGMAMSIILLAPSWGGMINGMMTLSGAWHKLRTDPILRFLVVSLAFYGMSTFEGPMMAIKTVNSLSHYTDWTIGHVHAGALGWVAMISIGAIYHMIPKLFGRAQMHSIGLINAHFWLATIGTVLYIASMWVNGITQGLMWRAINDDGTLTYSFVEALQASHPGFIVRALGGAFFASGMLLMAYNVYRTVRASDPVEAEAAAKIAVVGAH; this comes from the coding sequence ATGAGCACAGCAATCAGTCCGACTGCTTATAACTATAAGGTAGTCCGCCAGTTCGCCATCATGACGGTGGTCTGGGGGATCCTTGGCATGGGGCTCGGTGTCTTCATTGCCTCGCAACTGGTCTGGCCGGAATTGAACTTCGGTCTGCCGTGGACGAGCTTTGGACGCCTGCGCCCGTTGCACACAAACCTGGTGATTTTCGCCTTCGGCGGTTGTGCACTGTTTGCCACCTCCTACTATGTCGTGCAGCGAACCTGCCAGACGCGACTGATTTCCGACAGCCTCGCAGCCTTCACCTTCTGGGGCTGGCAAGCGGTCATCGTCGGCGCCATCATCACCTTGCCGCTGGGTTACACCACCACCAAGGAATACGCTGAACTGGAATGGCCGATCGCCATTTTGCTGGCCATTGTCTGGGTCACCTACGGTCTGGTGTTCTTCGGCACCATCACCAAACGCAAGACCAAGCACATCTATGTCGGCAACTGGTTCTACGGCGCGTTCATCGTCGTCACCGCGATGCTGCACATCGTCAACCACATGTCGTTGCCGGTCAGCCTGTTCAAATCGTATTCGGCCTACTCCGGCGCCACTGACGCGATGATCCAGTGGTGGTACGGCCACAACGCGGTGGGTTTCTTCCTGACCACCGGTTTCCTCGGGATGATGTACTACTTCGTGCCGAAACAGGCCGAACGTCCGATCTATTCCTATCGCCTGTCGATCGTGCACTTCTGGGCCCTGATCACCCTGTACATCTGGGCCGGCCCGCACCACCTGCACTACACCGCCCTGCCGGACTGGGCACAATCGCTGGGCATGGCGATGTCGATCATTCTCCTGGCGCCGAGCTGGGGCGGCATGATCAACGGCATGATGACCCTGTCGGGCGCCTGGCATAAATTGCGCACCGACCCGATCCTGCGCTTCCTGGTGGTATCGCTGGCGTTCTACGGCATGTCGACCTTCGAAGGGCCGATGATGGCGATCAAGACCGTCAACTCGCTTTCGCACTACACCGACTGGACCATCGGCCACGTACACGCCGGCGCACTCGGCTGGGTGGCGATGATTTCCATCGGCGCGATCTATCACATGATCCCCAAACTGTTCGGCCGGGCGCAGATGCACAGCATCGGGCTGATCAACGCGCACTTCTGGCTCGCGACCATCGGCACCGTGCTCTACATCGCCTCGATGTGGGTCAACGGCATCACCCAGGGCCTGATGTGGCGTGCAATCAACGATGACGGCACCCTCACCTACTCGTTCGTCGAAGCGCTGCAGGCCAGCCACCCGGGCTTCATCGTCCGCGCGCTGGGCGGTGCTTTCTTTGCCAGCGGCATGCTGCTGATGGCTTACAACGTGTACCGCACCGTTCGTGCGTCGGATCCGGTTGAAGCCGAAGCCGCCGCCAAGATTGCCGTCGTTGGAGCTCACTGA
- a CDS encoding FixH family protein: MPAANAASPWYKHLWPWIIIAILACSVALTLSMVTIAVNNPDNLVNDNYYEAGKGINRSLDRELLAQTLKLRAAVHLDEVTGEVDLRLSGDSQPQTLELNLISPTQPEKDRKIVLTRSDSDTGRYIGQLSDKVEGRRFVELLGSQDEHVWRMFEEELVSHDKELLLGDEPLQGAEDLKK, from the coding sequence ATGCCCGCTGCAAACGCCGCAAGTCCCTGGTACAAGCACCTCTGGCCGTGGATCATCATCGCGATTCTCGCCTGCTCGGTGGCCTTGACCCTGTCCATGGTGACCATCGCGGTGAACAACCCGGATAATCTGGTCAACGACAACTATTACGAAGCGGGCAAAGGCATCAACCGTTCGCTGGACCGTGAACTGCTGGCGCAAACCCTGAAACTGCGCGCGGCGGTGCATCTGGATGAGGTGACCGGCGAAGTTGACCTGCGTTTGAGCGGTGACAGCCAGCCGCAAACCCTGGAACTGAACCTGATCTCGCCGACCCAGCCGGAGAAGGATCGCAAGATCGTGCTGACCCGCAGTGACAGCGATACCGGGCGCTACATTGGCCAGTTGAGCGACAAGGTCGAAGGGCGGCGGTTTGTCGAGTTGCTTGGCAGTCAGGATGAACACGTGTGGCGCATGTTTGAAGAAGAACTGGTCAGCCATGACAAGGAACTGCTGCTGGGTGATGAGCCGTTGCAGGGCGCGGAAGACCTGAAGAAGTGA
- a CDS encoding heavy metal translocating P-type ATPase: MTTPLACYHCALPVPSGSRFTAVVLGQAREFCCPGCQAVAQAIVAGGLESYYQHRSEASANPEALPVQLTDELALYDRADVQQPFVRHEGDLAETTLLMEGISCAACGWLIEKHLRTLPGVAEARLNLSNHRLHVRWADAQLPLSQILAELRHIGYAAHPYHADRASEQLASENRLALRQLGVAGLLWFQAMMATMATWPEFNIDLSPELHTILRWVALFLTTPIVFYSCAPFFKGAMRDLRTRHLTMDVSVSLAIGSAYIAGIWTSITGVGELYFDAVGMFALFLLAGRYLERRARERTAAATAQLVNLLPASCLRLDSNGQSERILLSELRLGERILVQPGSILPADGKIIDGQSSIDESLLTGEYLPQPRALGDAVTAGTLNVEGALTVEVQALGQDTRLSAIVRLLDRAQAEKPRLAEIADRAAQWFLLLSLIAAAAIGLLWWQLDSSRAFWIVLAMLVATCPCALSLATPTALTAATGTLHKLGLLLTRGHVLEGLNQIDTVIFDKTGTLTEGRLVLRSIRPLGALDSEQCLSLAAALENRSEHPIARAFGRAPLAAEEVHSSPGLGLEGMVGERRLRIGQAQFACALSGAALPSMPDEAGQWLLLADTHGPLAWLVLDDRLRDDAPALLAACKARGWRTLLLSGDSSPMVASVAAELGIDEARGGLRPDDKLQVLQQLHKEGRKVLMLGDGVNDVPVLAAADISVAMGSATDLAKTSADAVLLSNRLGALVQAFTLARRTRRVIIENLLWAALYNGLMLPFAALGWITPVWAAVGMSISSLTVVLNALRLTRLPSAPAASSPTHTRPLPA; this comes from the coding sequence ATGACCACCCCACTTGCCTGCTACCACTGCGCCCTGCCCGTCCCGTCCGGCAGCCGCTTCACCGCCGTCGTCCTCGGGCAGGCCCGCGAGTTCTGCTGCCCGGGCTGTCAGGCGGTGGCCCAAGCCATCGTCGCCGGGGGGCTGGAAAGTTATTACCAGCATCGCAGCGAGGCCTCGGCCAATCCCGAAGCGCTGCCGGTGCAACTGACCGATGAACTTGCACTGTACGACCGCGCCGACGTGCAACAACCCTTCGTCCGCCACGAAGGCGATCTGGCCGAAACCACCTTGTTGATGGAAGGCATCAGTTGCGCCGCCTGCGGCTGGCTGATCGAGAAACACCTGCGCACCCTGCCCGGCGTCGCCGAAGCGCGGCTGAACCTGTCCAACCATCGCTTGCACGTGCGCTGGGCCGACGCTCAACTGCCGCTGAGCCAGATCCTCGCCGAACTGCGCCACATCGGTTACGCCGCCCATCCCTATCACGCCGATCGCGCCAGTGAACAACTGGCCAGCGAGAATCGCCTGGCCCTACGCCAACTCGGCGTCGCCGGGCTGCTGTGGTTTCAGGCGATGATGGCGACCATGGCCACGTGGCCGGAATTCAATATTGACCTCAGCCCCGAGCTGCACACGATCCTGCGCTGGGTCGCGCTGTTTCTGACCACGCCGATCGTGTTCTACAGCTGCGCGCCGTTCTTCAAAGGGGCGATGCGCGATTTGCGTACCCGCCACCTGACCATGGACGTCTCGGTGTCGCTGGCGATCGGCAGCGCCTACATCGCCGGGATCTGGACGTCGATCACCGGGGTCGGCGAGCTGTACTTCGATGCGGTCGGCATGTTCGCGCTGTTTCTGCTCGCCGGGCGTTATCTGGAACGCCGCGCCCGCGAGCGCACCGCCGCTGCCACTGCGCAACTGGTGAACCTGTTGCCGGCCTCGTGCCTGCGCCTGGATAGCAACGGTCAGAGCGAACGCATCCTGCTCAGCGAGCTGCGTCTCGGCGAACGGATTCTGGTGCAGCCGGGCTCGATCCTGCCGGCTGACGGCAAGATCATCGACGGCCAGTCGAGCATCGACGAATCGCTGCTGACCGGCGAATACCTGCCGCAACCGCGTGCGCTGGGTGATGCGGTCACCGCCGGTACCCTCAACGTTGAAGGCGCATTGACCGTGGAAGTGCAGGCGCTGGGGCAGGACACGCGGCTCTCCGCGATCGTGCGCCTGCTCGATCGCGCTCAGGCGGAAAAGCCGCGTCTGGCAGAAATCGCCGACCGCGCCGCGCAGTGGTTTTTGCTGCTGTCGCTGATTGCCGCGGCAGCGATCGGCCTGCTGTGGTGGCAGCTGGATTCATCGCGGGCGTTCTGGATTGTTCTCGCCATGCTGGTGGCGACCTGTCCGTGTGCGCTGTCGCTGGCTACACCGACTGCACTCACCGCCGCCACCGGCACGCTGCACAAACTCGGGCTGCTGCTGACCCGCGGCCACGTGCTGGAAGGGCTGAACCAGATCGACACGGTAATCTTCGACAAGACCGGCACGCTCACCGAAGGGCGCTTGGTACTGCGTTCGATTCGCCCGCTCGGCGCGCTCGACAGCGAGCAATGCCTGAGCCTCGCCGCCGCGCTGGAAAACCGTTCGGAACACCCGATTGCCCGCGCTTTCGGCCGCGCACCATTGGCCGCTGAAGAGGTGCACAGCAGCCCGGGACTGGGCCTTGAAGGAATGGTCGGTGAACGACGCTTGCGTATCGGTCAGGCGCAGTTCGCCTGTGCCCTGAGCGGCGCGGCACTGCCGTCGATGCCCGACGAGGCCGGGCAATGGCTGCTGCTCGCCGACACCCACGGCCCGCTGGCGTGGCTGGTCCTCGATGATCGCCTGCGTGACGACGCCCCCGCCCTGCTCGCGGCCTGCAAAGCGCGGGGCTGGCGCACCTTGCTGTTGTCCGGCGACAGTTCGCCGATGGTCGCCAGTGTCGCCGCCGAACTGGGTATCGACGAGGCCCGCGGCGGTTTGCGCCCCGATGACAAACTGCAAGTGCTGCAGCAACTGCACAAGGAAGGTCGCAAGGTGCTGATGCTCGGCGACGGCGTCAACGACGTGCCGGTGCTGGCAGCGGCCGACATCAGCGTGGCGATGGGCTCGGCCACCGATCTGGCGAAAACCAGCGCCGATGCGGTGTTGCTGTCCAACCGTCTCGGCGCCCTGGTGCAAGCTTTCACGCTGGCGCGACGTACGCGCCGGGTAATCATCGAAAACCTGCTGTGGGCGGCGCTGTACAATGGCCTCATGTTGCCGTTCGCCGCCCTCGGCTGGATCACTCCGGTGTGGGCGGCGGTCGGCATGTCGATCAGTTCGCTGACCGTGGTGCTCAACGCCCTGCGTCTGACTCGCCTGCCGAGCGCGCCGGCCGCCAGCAGCCCGACCCACACCCGCCCGCTGCCGGCCTGA
- the ccoP gene encoding cytochrome-c oxidase, cbb3-type subunit III, with protein sequence MTTFWSTWICVLTIGSLIGLTWLLIGTRRGETKGSVDQTMGHSFDGIEEYDNPLPQWWFMLFAGTLVFSVGYLILYPGLGNWKGILPGYEDGWTGVHEWEKEMNKADARFGPIFAKFAAMPVEEVAKDPQALKMGGRLFASNCSVCHGSDAKGAFGFPNLADSDWRWGGEAETIKTTILGGRMAAMPAWGEVLGEAGVKNVAAYVRHELAGLPLPADSKADLQAGQQAFSTTCVACHGATGQGTPAMGAPNLTHPAGFIYGTSLTQLEQTIRHGRQGHMPAQNELLGNDKVQLLAAYVYSLSHGLNTERMASEDIKK encoded by the coding sequence ATGACCACCTTCTGGAGTACGTGGATCTGCGTACTGACCATTGGCAGCCTGATCGGCCTGACGTGGCTGCTGATCGGCACCCGCCGGGGCGAGACCAAGGGCAGCGTCGACCAGACAATGGGCCACAGCTTTGACGGCATCGAGGAATACGACAATCCGCTGCCGCAGTGGTGGTTCATGCTGTTCGCCGGCACGCTGGTGTTCTCGGTGGGCTATCTGATTCTGTATCCGGGCCTGGGCAACTGGAAAGGCATCCTGCCCGGTTACGAGGATGGCTGGACCGGCGTGCACGAGTGGGAAAAGGAGATGAACAAGGCGGACGCCCGGTTCGGGCCGATCTTCGCCAAATTCGCTGCCATGCCCGTGGAAGAAGTGGCCAAAGATCCGCAGGCGCTGAAAATGGGCGGTCGCTTGTTCGCCTCCAACTGCTCGGTGTGCCACGGCTCCGACGCCAAGGGCGCATTCGGCTTCCCTAACCTCGCCGACAGCGACTGGCGCTGGGGCGGCGAGGCCGAGACGATCAAGACCACCATCCTGGGCGGACGGATGGCGGCGATGCCGGCCTGGGGCGAAGTACTCGGTGAAGCCGGGGTGAAAAACGTCGCAGCCTACGTGCGCCACGAGTTGGCCGGCCTGCCGCTACCCGCCGACAGCAAGGCGGATCTGCAAGCCGGGCAGCAAGCGTTCAGCACCACTTGCGTGGCGTGCCACGGCGCAACTGGCCAAGGCACCCCCGCGATGGGCGCACCGAATCTTACCCATCCGGCCGGCTTCATCTATGGCACCAGTCTGACCCAACTGGAGCAAACCATTCGCCATGGTCGCCAAGGACACATGCCGGCGCAGAACGAGTTGTTGGGCAACGATAAAGTGCAATTGCTTGCCGCCTATGTGTACAGCCTTAGCCACGGATTGAATACAGAACGAATGGCAAGTGAAGACATAAAGAAATAA
- a CDS encoding CcoQ/FixQ family Cbb3-type cytochrome c oxidase assembly chaperone, with translation MDIGMIRGLGTVVVMVAFIGLALWVFSPKRKSEFDDATMLPFADDPEAIKHVEQASRSNKE, from the coding sequence ATGGATATCGGGATGATTCGAGGCCTGGGCACCGTTGTCGTGATGGTGGCCTTCATCGGTCTGGCCTTGTGGGTGTTCAGCCCCAAGCGCAAGTCGGAGTTTGACGACGCGACCATGTTGCCTTTTGCAGATGATCCCGAAGCCATCAAGCACGTCGAGCAAGCTTCTAGGAGTAACAAAGAATGA
- the ccoG gene encoding cytochrome c oxidase accessory protein CcoG, protein MSNQIPVHDVTPPNKNANNSVDLYASREKIYTRAFTGLFRNLRMLGGAALFLLYFGTVWLNWGGHQAVWWNLPERKFFIFGATFWPQDFILLSGLLIIAAFGLFFITVYAGRVWCGYTCPQSVWTWIFMWCEKVTEGDRNQRIKLDKAPMSANKFLRKLAKHSLWLLIGFVTGMTFVGYFSPIRELVIEFFTGQADGWSYFWVGFFTLATYGNAGWLREQVCIYMCPYARFQSVMFDKDTLIVSYDPRRGESRGPRKKGIDYKALGLGDCIDCTMCVQVCPTGIDIRDGLQIECIGCAACIDACDSIMDKMDYPRGLISYTTEHNLSGQKTHKLRPRLIGYAVVLLAMISLLVAAFFMRSLVGFDVSKDRVLYRENAEGRIENVYSLKIMNKDQRDHTYLLQAEGLPDLRLQGKREIKVAAGDIVSMPVELSSAPEQLPSSTNEVKFILKDADDDSVHVEAKSRFIGPQIR, encoded by the coding sequence ATGAGCAATCAGATTCCGGTACACGACGTCACGCCGCCGAACAAGAACGCGAACAACAGCGTCGATCTTTATGCCTCAAGAGAAAAAATCTACACCCGTGCCTTCACCGGCCTGTTCCGCAATTTGCGGATGCTCGGCGGTGCAGCGCTGTTTCTGCTGTACTTCGGTACGGTGTGGCTGAACTGGGGCGGGCACCAGGCGGTGTGGTGGAACCTGCCGGAGCGCAAGTTCTTCATCTTCGGCGCCACCTTCTGGCCACAGGATTTCATTCTGCTCTCGGGCCTGTTGATCATTGCCGCGTTCGGCCTGTTCTTCATCACGGTCTACGCCGGACGCGTCTGGTGCGGTTACACCTGCCCGCAGAGCGTGTGGACGTGGATTTTCATGTGGTGCGAAAAGGTCACCGAAGGCGACCGCAACCAGCGCATCAAACTCGACAAGGCGCCGATGAGCGCCAACAAATTCCTGCGCAAACTGGCCAAGCACTCGCTGTGGCTGCTGATCGGTTTTGTCACCGGCATGACCTTTGTGGGCTACTTTTCGCCGATCCGCGAACTGGTCATCGAATTCTTCACCGGCCAGGCCGATGGCTGGTCGTATTTCTGGGTCGGTTTTTTCACCCTCGCCACGTACGGCAATGCCGGTTGGTTGCGTGAGCAGGTGTGCATCTACATGTGCCCGTATGCGCGTTTCCAGAGCGTGATGTTCGACAAGGACACGCTGATCGTGTCGTACGACCCGCGCCGTGGCGAGAGCCGTGGGCCGCGCAAGAAAGGCATCGACTACAAGGCCCTGGGGCTGGGCGATTGCATCGACTGCACGATGTGCGTGCAGGTCTGCCCCACCGGCATCGACATCCGCGATGGCCTGCAGATCGAGTGCATCGGCTGCGCCGCGTGCATCGACGCCTGCGACAGCATCATGGACAAGATGGATTACCCGCGCGGGCTGATCAGCTACACCACCGAACACAACCTCTCCGGGCAGAAAACCCATAAACTGCGCCCGCGCCTGATCGGCTACGCCGTGGTGCTGCTGGCGATGATCAGCCTGTTGGTCGCCGCGTTCTTCATGCGCTCGCTGGTCGGTTTCGACGTCAGCAAGGACCGCGTGCTGTACCGCGAAAACGCCGAAGGCCGGATCGAGAACGTCTACAGCCTGAAGATCATGAACAAGGATCAGCGCGACCACACTTACCTTCTGCAAGCCGAGGGTCTGCCGGACCTGCGCCTGCAAGGCAAGCGCGAGATCAAGGTGGCTGCCGGGGATATCGTCAGCATGCCGGTCGAATTGTCGAGCGCACCGGAACAACTGCCATCGAGCACCAACGAGGTGAAATTCATCCTCAAGGACGCCGATGACGACAGCGTCCACGTTGAAGCCAAGAGCCGATTCATCGGCCCACAAATCCGTTGA
- the ccoO gene encoding cytochrome-c oxidase, cbb3-type subunit II, with protein MKHEAVEKNIGLLAFFMVIAVSVGGLTQIVPLFFQDVTNKPVEGMKPRSALELEGRDVYIANGCVGCHSQMIRPFRAETERYGHYSVAGESVWDHPFLWGSKRTGPDLARVGGRYSDDWQRAHLYNPRNVVPESKMPAYPFLVENKLDGKETAKKMEVLRTLGVPYTDEDIAGAQEAVKGKTEMDALVAYLQGLGTIIKSKR; from the coding sequence ATGAAGCATGAAGCTGTCGAGAAGAATATTGGCCTGCTGGCCTTCTTCATGGTCATCGCCGTCAGCGTCGGTGGCCTGACCCAAATTGTTCCGCTGTTCTTCCAGGACGTCACCAACAAGCCGGTCGAGGGCATGAAGCCACGCTCGGCGCTGGAGCTGGAAGGCCGCGACGTGTACATCGCCAACGGTTGTGTCGGCTGCCACTCGCAGATGATCCGCCCGTTCCGCGCTGAAACCGAACGCTATGGCCACTATTCGGTTGCCGGTGAAAGCGTCTGGGACCACCCGTTCCTGTGGGGTTCCAAACGTACCGGTCCGGACCTGGCCCGTGTGGGCGGTCGTTACTCCGATGACTGGCAACGTGCGCACTTGTACAACCCGCGCAACGTGGTCCCCGAGTCGAAAATGCCGGCTTACCCGTTCCTCGTGGAAAACAAGCTAGACGGCAAGGAAACCGCGAAGAAAATGGAAGTGTTGCGCACCCTCGGCGTGCCTTATACCGACGAAGACATCGCCGGTGCTCAGGAGGCCGTGAAGGGCAAGACCGAAATGGACGCGCTGGTGGCCTACCTGCAAGGCCTGGGCACCATCATCAAAAGCAAACGGTGA